A window of Ranitomeya variabilis isolate aRanVar5 chromosome 2, aRanVar5.hap1, whole genome shotgun sequence contains these coding sequences:
- the LOC143808454 gene encoding retinol-binding protein 2-like — translation MPADFNGTWVMETNDNFDGYMKALDIDFATRKIAAHLTQTKEIIQNGDKFQTKTLSTFRNYEVDFTVGEEFEEKTKTLDNRVVQTLVSWEGDKLVCVQKGEKKNRGWKQWIEGDKIFLDLFCEDQVCHQVFKKKN, via the exons ATGCCTGCAGACTTCAATGGCACCTGGGTCATGGAGACCAACGACAACTTTGATGGCTACATGAAGGCACTAG ATATTGATTTTGCCACCCGGAAGATTGCTGCTCATTTGACCCAGACTAAAGAAATAATTCAAAATGGAGATAAGTTTCAGACAAAGACCCTCAGCACATTCAGGAATTACGAGGTGGACTTCACAGTCGGGGAAGAATTTGAGGAGAAGACTAAAACCCTGGACAATCGCGTGGTGCAG ACCTTGGTGTCTTGGGAAGGGGACAAACTTGTCTGTGTCCAGAAGGGAGAGAAGAAGAACCGCGGCTGGAAGCAATGGATCGAGGGAGACAAAATTTTCTTG GACCTGTTTTGTGAGGATCAAGTTTGCCATCAGGTTTTCAAAAAGAAGAACTAA